The following proteins are encoded in a genomic region of Hymenobacter siberiensis:
- a CDS encoding alpha/beta hydrolase family protein — protein MNLLNRSFLTTAAALLSFSSAHAQTALPSLTGDWSGTLMGTLELTAHLTDPAGGPRTATLDIPARHANGLVMQFTAPADSVYLRLRQPVAAQFAGRRSADGQQLTGEWQQGLRSFPLTFSRAGGAKAAGPNRPQTPQPPFPYQSADVTFKNEKASITLAGTYTVPAAMGPFPAVVLLTGSGPEDRNETIFSHQPFAVLADYLTRHGIAVLRFDDRGVGQSGGTQKGMTSADYTTDAQAALAWLRAQPGIRKSQVGLLGHSEGGTAAIGAAGQPAGPDFLVLLAAPGVAGDELIVQQSLALVGLNISDPAQLAALEKQQRSMTRIIQKTPDDAQARTQLVALYNPTNAPNTAAAMEAQYAVMVSPFYRHLLADRPAQTLAKVHCPVLALGGSNDRQVPAALNLAATAAGLKAAGNRDVTTKELPGLNHLFQTAATGSPAEYSTIEETLAPAALALIGDWIAQHTRK, from the coding sequence ATGAACCTGCTGAACCGCTCCTTCTTAACCACCGCCGCCGCGCTGCTGAGTTTTTCTAGCGCCCACGCCCAAACGGCTCTACCCAGCCTCACCGGCGACTGGTCCGGCACGCTGATGGGCACGCTGGAACTTACCGCGCACCTCACCGACCCGGCCGGTGGGCCGCGTACGGCCACGCTGGATATTCCGGCCCGGCACGCCAACGGCCTGGTCATGCAGTTCACCGCACCCGCCGACAGCGTATACCTGCGCCTGCGCCAGCCCGTGGCCGCGCAGTTTGCCGGCCGCCGCTCGGCCGATGGGCAGCAGCTAACCGGCGAGTGGCAGCAGGGCCTGCGCTCCTTCCCGCTCACCTTCAGCCGGGCGGGCGGGGCCAAAGCCGCCGGCCCCAACCGGCCCCAAACGCCGCAGCCGCCCTTCCCCTACCAGTCGGCCGATGTCACGTTTAAGAATGAAAAGGCCAGCATCACCCTGGCCGGCACCTACACCGTGCCCGCCGCCATGGGCCCGTTTCCGGCCGTGGTGCTGCTCACCGGCTCGGGGCCGGAAGACCGCAACGAAACCATCTTCAGCCACCAGCCCTTCGCGGTGCTGGCCGACTACCTCACCCGCCACGGCATCGCCGTGCTGCGCTTCGACGACCGGGGCGTGGGCCAGAGCGGCGGCACCCAAAAGGGGATGACCAGCGCCGACTACACCACCGATGCTCAGGCCGCCCTGGCCTGGCTGCGGGCCCAGCCGGGCATCCGCAAAAGCCAGGTGGGGCTGCTGGGGCACAGCGAGGGCGGCACGGCGGCCATTGGGGCGGCCGGGCAGCCCGCCGGGCCCGATTTCCTGGTGCTGCTGGCCGCGCCGGGCGTGGCTGGCGATGAGCTGATTGTGCAGCAGTCGCTGGCCTTGGTCGGCCTGAATATCTCGGACCCGGCCCAGCTGGCGGCCCTCGAAAAGCAGCAGCGCAGCATGACCCGGATAATCCAGAAAACCCCCGACGATGCCCAGGCCCGTACCCAGCTCGTGGCGCTGTACAACCCCACCAACGCCCCCAACACGGCGGCAGCCATGGAGGCGCAATACGCCGTGATGGTATCGCCCTTCTACCGCCACCTCCTGGCCGACCGCCCCGCCCAGACCCTAGCCAAAGTGCATTGCCCGGTGCTGGCCCTAGGCGGCAGCAACGACCGGCAAGTGCCCGCCGCCCTGAACCTGGCCGCCACCGCCGCCGGCCTGAAAGCCGCTGGCAACCGCGACGTAACCACCAAAGAATTGCCGGGCCTCAACCACCTGTTTCAGACGGCCGCCACCGGCAGTCCGGCCGAGTACAGCACCATTGAGGAAACACTGGCCCCGGCCGCGCTGGCCCTGATTGGCGACTGGATTGCGCAGCACACCAGGAAATAG